In Aureibacillus halotolerans, the genomic window CAATCGAAGACGCACCGGCGCTTGTCGAATTATCACAATATGCATTTCAACGTCCACTAGGTGAAGAAGAAAAACATAAACGAATCAAAGAAACAAAGGCGCATGAGTTCTGGGGCTATTTTGATCAAGGCCACCTGGCATCGGTTGCCCGTATTCATCCTTTGAGTGTTTTTCTCGATGGTGAGCTAGTGAATATGGGTGGAATTGGCAATGTGGCTACGTGGCCAGAATACCGTCGAAACCGTTATGTATCTCACTTGATTACTCACGTGTTAACACTCATGAAGCAAGAAGGCAATGTAGTGTCATTCCTCGCCCCGTTCTCGTTTCCGTTTTATCGGAGGTTTGGTTGGGAATCACTTGTCACAAGGAAGCATTATGAAATAAACAAGGACAACCTTCCCACATCTGTTTTTGTGACAAACTATCTCCTGAAGCGAATGGAGTCCCGCTTTTCAGAAGAGCTGCAGCACGTGTATACGGCCTATGCCAAACGATACAACAGCATGCTCAATAGGGAAAAGGCATGGTGGGAAAGAATATTTACTGCCGATAAAAAGTTACATGTGTATGGGGCGTTTACAACGGATGGGGTATGCAAAGGGTACATGATTTATTCCATGCAGGAACGTCACCTTGACGTGTCAGAATTTGTAGCGCTTGATGAAGAGGCAAAAAAAACGTTATGGAATGTATTTAAACAACATGATTCTATGGCAGACTCTGTAACGCTTCTGTTGCCTGAAGATGATCAAACGCCGTATGCATTTCGTCAGCAAGGCATTACGCAAACATTGAAGCCATACTTTATGGGCAGAATTGTCGATGTCTTCCCATTTTTGCAAGCCTTTCCTTTCAAGCAAAACGAAGCTGAAATCTCTATTGAAATCACCGATGAGGTTGCTCCGTGGAACACAGGCACGTATGTGCTTTCAAAGGATGGAAACGTATCTCGATCTAACGCACAAGGGCAGCTGCAGTTTGATGTACAAACATTGGCAGCATTATGTCTTGCCAGTGTAAGTCCGGAGGTTTTATATAGAGAAGGGTGGATTAGTGGGGCGGCAACTGATGTGGCGACTTTAGCAGAGCGTCTGCCAACGTCAACTTCCTTTTTCTTGGACTTCTTTTAAAGATATTCACGCTTAATCTCTCTTCCAAAGACTTAGCGTTTGGGGATTATGTAGTGTAGCGCGCACCAAAGGGATGCTTGCCAATCTCATCTAGATGATGATGACAGACACAAAAAACACCGATCATAATAAAGCATCTGATCGGTGTTCTTTGAGGCACAGTCCGTTATTGAATGGAAGCTGTGACGGCATCTAAAACCTGGTGTAGTTTATCCTTGCAATGACTTACAATTCCTGCTGGAAAATCTTCATTATCGTATTCGACACCGTGTGGGTAATAATGGCGTCCTAAGTATGCAGCAGGCAAGAGCTGAATAATGGCATTGCCTTTATCTACATCACCTTCAGTTGCAAAGCCCTGAAGTCGCAAATAGTAGACATTTCCTGCGGTCATATCTTCAAATTTAAAATCATATGTTACTCGTTCATAGTCCCACTGTCCTGCTCGAGTAAAGCCGATCTCATCCATTATGCCATCCAAAATAGGGAGTGGCACTTGCTTGCCTTCGAATTCAAATTCACTAAATTTCACTTGTTTCATCACTCCTCGCATCCGTAAGCGTATTCTTTCCTATCATAGTATGTTTAGACAAAAGATGCAATCATCCCTTGGAAAATCTAGCATGTTGTTTTCGCTTCTAATTGATATCAATGATGGCATGAATTTACAATGAATGCATAGTTTAATAGAAAGCTGATTTTTAGGAGGTCCAATGAAACCAGGTCTATTTGTTCGTTTATTGCTTTGTGTATTGCTTGGCATCATTGTTTATTTTATCGCCGTCCCACCTAATGAATACAATGTAAAGCTCGCTGACAAAGTGACGCCGCGCCACTCACTGGATAAATCTCAAAAATCAGCAGGGCTGTTTACGTTTATAGGAATGGCAGCTGATGAGGTCGAACGTCGATTGGGAACACCAAAACGAATCGACCCTAGTGCGTATCAATATGAGTGGTGGGTCTATGAAGATGATGTCTCCTATCTCCTTGTAGGTGTCGAAGAGAAAGAAGTTGTCACGTTGTTTGTTTCAGGACGAAATTTTCCAACCGCCCCTTTTCATTTAGGAGCAAAAAGAGACAACATTGAGGCGCTATCAAAGATGAATGATACACTCTCTTTAACGAATGAATATGGCCATTTTCAATTTACTTTGTCAGAAGAAGACATGAGTGCAAAACCAATTGTGTCTTATAACGATCATTTTCTTCAGCTGTATTTCGATACAGAAACAGACCAACTGTCAAGCTTGCGTGTAATGACAGGTGAGATTGCATTAAGACAGAGACCATATGCCATGACGTACCGAGGGGAGCTGCCTCAAGAAGAAGAAATCGCTCAAGAAGAGCAACGTCAGATAGATACGGCCAATGCAACGCAAATCTTTGAAATGACCAACGTTCTACGAAAAAGATATGACAAGCTGCCCTTCAAATGGAATGAAGAGACGGCAAAGGTGGCAAAAAAGCATAGCATCGATATGAAAACAGACAATTATTTTTCCCACGAGTCTCCGACCGCTGGCGATTTAGGCGATCGCTTGGCTACAGGAGATGTTCCATACAAGCTTGCAGGGGAAAACATCGCGTCCCAATACATTGATGGCCCTGCTGCGGTGGAAGGCTGGCTGAACAGCCCTGGTCATCGGGAAGCGCTGCTTCATGATAATTTTACAAGATTAGGCGTAGGGGTTTATTTCCGCTACTACACTCAAAATTTTGTACAAACATGGGCTGATGCCTCAGCGGCAGAATAATTAGATATATCATTAAAATCTTATTTTCAAAAGGGAAAACGCATTATTTGTCGAAATGACATGAAAAGGAGGTTATTTACCATTGAAAATTGCAATTGTAGGGGCTGGGACAATGGGAAACGTCCATGCCCAAGCCTATTCACAAATGGATGAAGTATCCGTTATTGGTGTGTTCGATACAGACCCACTTAAAAGAACTGTTGCTGAAGCGAATGGTCATGCGTTTTTTCATTCTTTCGAAGAGCTTTTAGCTGCACAGCCAGACGTTGTTGATGTTTGTGTCCCAACAGATGTGCACAAAAAATATGTTCTTCAAGCGGCTAGGGCAAAAAAACATATTATATGCGAAAAGCCAATTGCCCGGACGTTAGAAGATGCGATAGAAATGAAGAACGTGTGCGATGAAGAAGGTGTATCCCTCTATATTGGTCAAGTGGTTCGCTTTTTTCCAGAGTATGCTGCTGCAAAGGCAAGTGTCGTTCGTGAACGAATTGGCAATCCAGGAACTTCAAGACTAAAACGTTGCGGGTCCTATCCAAATGGCCACGACGACTGGTACGGAAATGATGCACGTAGTGGCTCCGTATTTTTGGATGTCTGCATTCATGACATTGATTTTATGTGTTGGCTATACGGGGATGTGGAAAGGGTCTATGCGAAAGGGTTCAAGAATACCCCTGATGGCGCATACGTACATGGAAGTATTTCACTTCGTTTTACATCCGGAGCCATTGCGCAAATCGAAGGGTCTTGGGCATATCCGTCGGGCTTCTTAACTGAATTCGATATTGCTGGGACGAGCGGCATTCTTGAGTTTTCAAGTGAACAAACAAAGCCATTGCAGACAATGTTTAAAGAAACGTTGAGTAAAGAAGGCCAGCCACGCGTACAAGTGCCTTCGAGTCCTACAAATGAGAGCCCGTATGCGATTGAATTGCGCCATTTTCTTGACTGCTTAAGAGGGGATGCGCAGCCTATCGTCCCAACAGATGAAGCGATCTACGCATTGCGTATCGCACTTGCTGCGCGGAAGTCTGCTGAGACGAACGAAGTCATTGAGATAGGAGGACACAACGAATGATTCGAGTAGGAATGATTAGTTTTGCTCACATGCACGCACACAGTTATGCTCAAGCGGTGACGGCATTTGCTAACGCTGAGTTGATCGGCATTTCTGATCCTGACAAATCAAGAGGAGAGGAAACTGCTCGTACGTACAACACTTTATATGAGTCGTCTGTTGATGATTTACTTTCAAAAGTAGATGCCGTTGTGATTTGTAGTGAAAACGCTCACCATAAAGCCGATGTTCTCGCTGCAGCAGCAAAGGGGGTTCACGTTCTTTGCGAAAAACCGCTTGCAACGTCAGTAAAGGATGCTGAAGAGATGATTACGGCGTGTGAAAATGCAGGTGTCATTTTACAGACAGCATTCCCTGTGCGCTTCAATCCTCCTGTTCAACAACTCAAGGCATTAATCGACCGAGGAGATTTAGGTCAAATCAGGGCGATTCATGGAACAAACAGAGGAACGAATCCAGGGGGATGGTTCATTGACCCGTCGCTTTCTGGTGGCGGTGCGGTATTGGATCACACAGTGCATGTCGTCGATTTAATGCGTTGGATGCTCCAATCGGAGGTTCAGGAGGTGTATGCCGAAGTCGGTCAACAATTCGGTACGACAACGGCAGATGATTGTGGACTTTTAAGCTTTTCTTTTCAAAATGGAACGATTGCAACACTTGATCCTAGCTGGTCAAGAAATCGTACATTTCCAACGTGGGGTGACGTCACAATGGATGTGATTGGCTCGGATGGAATGACTCGACTCGACGCCATGAAACAACATATTATGCTCTACAGCGATGTTGAAAACGCTGTTTCTCAACTCAGTTGTGCAGATAATCACGACATAGGTTTAATGAAGGATTTTCTTGATAGCGTAGCTGCAAATCGACAACCAAGCATTACTGGAACAGATGGATTAAAGGCAATGCAAGTTGCTTTAGCTGCCTACGAATCATTCCAGCGCAAACAACCAGTCACCATTCATCATTGATACAAAAGATGCAGAAACCGTTCACTTGATATGAGATCAAGAGAGCGGTTTTCTTTATAGAATAGTTTGGAAACACGATGAGGTCTTCGAATCGATGTTGCTCTTTAGGGTGCAAAGAAATTACGGTCGCTTCGTCAAAATACTTCGCTTTCCGCGGGCACGGCTTCAACTTCCTCGGAGTCTTGCTTTCCTGCGGGATCTTCAGCTCGCGCTGTTCCCGAAAGCAAGCGTATGGCAGCTTGTTTTAAAGCAACCACTAACATCATAGAAGAACAGCTTTATGAAATGAAGATTTCCTATTATTTAAAAGTTGCTTAGTGTGGTTAAATTTACGCAATCAATAAGTGGAGCGCCTTTTTAGTTAGTGATTTTCGACAATCTCACTAACCAAACGAAGGGTGCTTTTTTTTGATGATCGCTAGTTGCGTCCAAAAGAAACCACATGTTAAGAAAATCTTTATACTACAAAACGCCATTGGAGTGGACAATCTGTCAAGCCTAAGTTGACAAAGGGATTAATTAAGACCGTTGTGAGCGTGTTTTCAGATAGCATTTTGGCAAGGAAAAGATGCACACATTCGGGCATCTGCGGATAGACTATAGCAAATAGGAACAAGGGGGAGAGTCCATTGACTTCAAAAGAAGAAACCATTCATTCATTCAAAACCTTTATTAAATCGCACCCAGGGCTTGGCGATGAGGTGAAAAGAAAAAAACAGACATGGCAGCAAATTTTTGAAAATTGGTATTTGTTAGGGGAAGACGATGAGTTGTGGGCATCTTATCGAACAACAAAAAAATCAGCATCAAAAACAGATTATTCGGACATGATGCAACAAGCGCTCTCATTTCTGAAAAATTTAGATCCAGATGAAGTGCAAAAGCAAATCACTTCTGTGAGCTCTGCGATCGACACACTGCAAAACGTCATTAAGCAGTTTCAATCGAATAAAGAAACGTCACGGTTGCCCGTTAAAGTTGGAGGAGAAGAACCATTTGAAGCGCGACGTTTTGGCAGGGATTGATTGATGCGTCCTGAGATCACAAGCTGGTTGGAAGCGAACCCTGATTTAGCCTTTTACCTTCACCGCAATCCTACTTGGTACAGTACACTTTCCAGGCATCCTGAGCAATGGAAGCAATTTAAGCAATCAGCAGATGAATTTTATCAACGAACACTTCCACATAAAGTGAAGCGTGTTGAACAGCAGCTGGGCTTTGCATCCATGTTCTTTTCTATGATGCAACAAGCTGAAGGGCAAGATGAATAAGTCTCTGCAGCCGGTCAATGTGCGATTTGGCATTCAGTGGTTTAACCAGCCGGCTGTTAGGGAATATTTAACCAGACCCAATTTGTGAAAATTGTCGAATAATCTTAATGCCAGCCAAGACAAATGTCTACATACATCTGCTTTTGCTTGCTTACTTGCTTGTGTGTAAATGCAGATGAGAATCACCATTGTTTGCTGTGTAAGAAAGATGGACAACATATGAGGGGTATTTTTTGCGCTAAATAAAAAAGGAGGGATAATGTTGAATGATTGGATTCGTTTTTTAGAAATAAACTATACCCGAATCATTGAACTGACGTTTCAGCATGCGCAACTTGTTGGCCTCGCCATCATTGTCGCTCTAATTATCGGGGTTCCATTAGGGATTTACCTGACAACAAATGAGCATTTGGCTGGGACCATTTTGCAGCTGGCATCTGTTTTTTTAACAATTCCTAGTATTGCATTATTTGGAGTGATGATGCCGCTTTTTTCGTTAATTAATCAAGGCATTGGGTTCTTGCCAGCATTTGTTGCGCTTGTTCTTTATTCACAGCTCCCGATTCTCCGCAATACGTATACGGCGATTAAAAATGTTAGTCCGGAAATGCGAGACGCGGCCATCGGAATGGGGATGAAAACACACCAACGTTTGCTTCGCGTGGAAATTCCGAATGCAATGCCGTTGATTATGGCTGGTGTTCGAACTGCTGTTGTGTTAAACATCGGCATTGGTGCGATTGCGGCTTACATAGGTGCAGGGGGTCTTGGGGTTTTAATCACCCAAGGAATTGGACGAGGGGATACATACTTAATCATTAGCGGCTCACTTGCTATCGCACTATTAGCTATTATTGCAGATGTCATTCTGTTGCTAGTGCAAAAGAAATTTACGAACAAAGCCGTAGCGATTGCAAATGAATAGAGAAAAGGGGATCTGCCATGATTACATTTGATCACGTGTCAAAAATTTATGATGGAAATGTCACTGCAGTAAAGGATGTTAACTTCACTGTTGAAAAAGGTGATATCGTTGTGCTTCTTGGACCATCAGGGTGTGGGAAAACGACACTACTTCGGATGGTGAATCGCCTAGAATCGATTACAAAAGGAACGATACGCATTAATGACAAGTCGACAATGGATTTGGATGCCATTGAGTTGCGAAGAAATATAGGCTATGTCATCCAAAGCAATGGATTGTTCCCTAACATGACGATTGAGGACAATGTCATGATTGTGCCAGATTTGTTAGGCTGGGACAAGCAGAAAAAAAGGAAACGCTATAATGAATTGATGGACTTGATCGGCTTGGATGGAGAGGAGTACCGCAAGCGCTATCCGTTAGAATTATCTGGCGGTCAACAACAGCGCATTGGGGTCGTGCGAGCTCTAGCCGCTGATCCACCTGTCATGTTAATGGACGAGCCGTTTGGGGCACTTGACCCAATCATTCGTGAAAAGATACAAGATGAATTTTTGCAAATTCAAAAAGAAGTGCAAAAAACGATATTGTTTGTGAGTCATGATATTGATGAAGCCGTGCGGATGGCTGACAAGATCGTATTAATGAAAGACGGCGAAATTATGCAATTTGACAAGCCTTCAGAGCTATTGACGCATCCGAGCAATGCGTTCGTATCACAGTTCTTTGGCAAGGACAGGGCATTAAAAAGTCTTAGCCTTCATACCGTGCAGGAGCTTAAGGACAACATCGGGCTTGTCCATTTTGATGAAGCCATCTTAGATACAAAAACGATTAAAGTGAATCAAGACCTTCGAAATACGCTTTCCATGCTCTTAAATCAGGAAGCGGATCAGGTCATTGTTGAAAGCATGGAAGGAGAAAAGCTTGGCGCTGTAACAATAGATCTCGTCCAGCAATATCTCCATTACGAAATAAAAGGAATGGCGTCGGGTTCAACCGTTGAGAAAGGGTGAGTAGATGAACACAAAAAAAGTAGTTGCCATCATTGTTCGTGTGATTCTCTACGCCATTCTTGCAATTTTGTTCGCTTTGGCGCTTTACAACAACTATTTCGGCGTGATTTTTACTGAATCGATTCGATTTTCAATACTACTCGTTCAGCATCTCCAGCTTGTTGCCATTTCTTCCGTTCTAGCGGTTGTGGTTGCATTGCCGGTTGGGATTCTTATCACTAGAAAGCGTATTCGCAAGGCTGAATGGGCGGTTTCTAACATTGCAACCTTTGGACAAACGATCCCTAGCTTAGCCGTGTTGGCGCTTATGATGAGTGTTTTAGGGATTGGTTTACAGACAGCAGTGTTTGCCTTGTTTGTGTATTCATTGCTTCCGATCTACAGAAATACGGTTGCTGGCATTGATTCCATTGACAAAAATTTAATTGATGCCGCAAAAGGTATGGGAATGACGTCTACGCAAATTCTGTTCAGAATTGAATTGCCAAATGCAGCGTCTTCTATTATGGCAGGGATTCGAACGGCGATTGTTTTAAATATCGGTACTGCTGCCCTTGCCTATGTGGTAGGCGGTGGTGGACTAGGTGTGTGGATATTTACGGGTATCCGTCTGTTTGACAACAGCTATCTTATCTCTGGTGCATTGCCCGTTATTTTAATGGCTGTGCTCGTTGATTTATTATTACGTTGGCTTGAAAAGGTCGTTGTTCCACAAGGGGCAAAGCAGACAACAGACGCCTAAAACTGATGAGGGGAGTTGTTTTGACGTGGCTACATTTATAAAAACGATTGTGCTACTATTCCTTGTCGCCACCCTTTCCTCCTGCTCCGTTTTGGGTGTAGGTGGAAAGTCAGTGACGGTAGGAGGCAAAAATTTCACTGAGCAATATTTGCTTTCTGAAATGACGGCATTTTTACTAAGGGAAGAGGGCTTTAACGTAAAGGAAATGAATAATCTCGGAAGTAACGTTATCCGACGAGCGCTCATAAATGGTCAGATCGATTTAACATGGGAATACACCGGAACGGCTCTTGTTAGCTATATGGGCAAAGAGCCGTTGCCAGAAGCTGAAGCAACGTTTCAAAAGGTGAAAGAGTTGGACGAG contains:
- a CDS encoding GNAT family N-acetyltransferase: MKQGIHQLTIEDAPALVELSQYAFQRPLGEEEKHKRIKETKAHEFWGYFDQGHLASVARIHPLSVFLDGELVNMGGIGNVATWPEYRRNRYVSHLITHVLTLMKQEGNVVSFLAPFSFPFYRRFGWESLVTRKHYEINKDNLPTSVFVTNYLLKRMESRFSEELQHVYTAYAKRYNSMLNREKAWWERIFTADKKLHVYGAFTTDGVCKGYMIYSMQERHLDVSEFVALDEEAKKTLWNVFKQHDSMADSVTLLLPEDDQTPYAFRQQGITQTLKPYFMGRIVDVFPFLQAFPFKQNEAEISIEITDEVAPWNTGTYVLSKDGNVSRSNAQGQLQFDVQTLAALCLASVSPEVLYREGWISGAATDVATLAERLPTSTSFFLDFF
- a CDS encoding YugN family protein; the encoded protein is MKFSEFEFEGKQVPLPILDGIMDEIGFTRAGQWDYERVTYDFKFEDMTAGNVYYLRLQGFATEGDVDKGNAIIQLLPAAYLGRHYYPHGVEYDNEDFPAGIVSHCKDKLHQVLDAVTASIQ
- a CDS encoding CAP domain-containing protein; translated protein: MKPGLFVRLLLCVLLGIIVYFIAVPPNEYNVKLADKVTPRHSLDKSQKSAGLFTFIGMAADEVERRLGTPKRIDPSAYQYEWWVYEDDVSYLLVGVEEKEVVTLFVSGRNFPTAPFHLGAKRDNIEALSKMNDTLSLTNEYGHFQFTLSEEDMSAKPIVSYNDHFLQLYFDTETDQLSSLRVMTGEIALRQRPYAMTYRGELPQEEEIAQEEQRQIDTANATQIFEMTNVLRKRYDKLPFKWNEETAKVAKKHSIDMKTDNYFSHESPTAGDLGDRLATGDVPYKLAGENIASQYIDGPAAVEGWLNSPGHREALLHDNFTRLGVGVYFRYYTQNFVQTWADASAAE
- a CDS encoding Gfo/Idh/MocA family protein, whose protein sequence is MKIAIVGAGTMGNVHAQAYSQMDEVSVIGVFDTDPLKRTVAEANGHAFFHSFEELLAAQPDVVDVCVPTDVHKKYVLQAARAKKHIICEKPIARTLEDAIEMKNVCDEEGVSLYIGQVVRFFPEYAAAKASVVRERIGNPGTSRLKRCGSYPNGHDDWYGNDARSGSVFLDVCIHDIDFMCWLYGDVERVYAKGFKNTPDGAYVHGSISLRFTSGAIAQIEGSWAYPSGFLTEFDIAGTSGILEFSSEQTKPLQTMFKETLSKEGQPRVQVPSSPTNESPYAIELRHFLDCLRGDAQPIVPTDEAIYALRIALAARKSAETNEVIEIGGHNE
- a CDS encoding Gfo/Idh/MocA family protein, coding for MRVGMISFAHMHAHSYAQAVTAFANAELIGISDPDKSRGEETARTYNTLYESSVDDLLSKVDAVVICSENAHHKADVLAAAAKGVHVLCEKPLATSVKDAEEMITACENAGVILQTAFPVRFNPPVQQLKALIDRGDLGQIRAIHGTNRGTNPGGWFIDPSLSGGGAVLDHTVHVVDLMRWMLQSEVQEVYAEVGQQFGTTTADDCGLLSFSFQNGTIATLDPSWSRNRTFPTWGDVTMDVIGSDGMTRLDAMKQHIMLYSDVENAVSQLSCADNHDIGLMKDFLDSVAANRQPSITGTDGLKAMQVALAAYESFQRKQPVTIHH
- the ylbD gene encoding spore coat protein YlbD, with the translated sequence MTSKEETIHSFKTFIKSHPGLGDEVKRKKQTWQQIFENWYLLGEDDELWASYRTTKKSASKTDYSDMMQQALSFLKNLDPDEVQKQITSVSSAIDTLQNVIKQFQSNKETSRLPVKVGGEEPFEARRFGRD
- a CDS encoding YlbE-like family protein, translated to MRPEITSWLEANPDLAFYLHRNPTWYSTLSRHPEQWKQFKQSADEFYQRTLPHKVKRVEQQLGFASMFFSMMQQAEGQDE
- a CDS encoding ABC transporter permease — its product is MLNDWIRFLEINYTRIIELTFQHAQLVGLAIIVALIIGVPLGIYLTTNEHLAGTILQLASVFLTIPSIALFGVMMPLFSLINQGIGFLPAFVALVLYSQLPILRNTYTAIKNVSPEMRDAAIGMGMKTHQRLLRVEIPNAMPLIMAGVRTAVVLNIGIGAIAAYIGAGGLGVLITQGIGRGDTYLIISGSLAIALLAIIADVILLLVQKKFTNKAVAIANE
- a CDS encoding ABC transporter ATP-binding protein, with protein sequence MITFDHVSKIYDGNVTAVKDVNFTVEKGDIVVLLGPSGCGKTTLLRMVNRLESITKGTIRINDKSTMDLDAIELRRNIGYVIQSNGLFPNMTIEDNVMIVPDLLGWDKQKKRKRYNELMDLIGLDGEEYRKRYPLELSGGQQQRIGVVRALAADPPVMLMDEPFGALDPIIREKIQDEFLQIQKEVQKTILFVSHDIDEAVRMADKIVLMKDGEIMQFDKPSELLTHPSNAFVSQFFGKDRALKSLSLHTVQELKDNIGLVHFDEAILDTKTIKVNQDLRNTLSMLLNQEADQVIVESMEGEKLGAVTIDLVQQYLHYEIKGMASGSTVEKG
- a CDS encoding ABC transporter permease, with product MNTKKVVAIIVRVILYAILAILFALALYNNYFGVIFTESIRFSILLVQHLQLVAISSVLAVVVALPVGILITRKRIRKAEWAVSNIATFGQTIPSLAVLALMMSVLGIGLQTAVFALFVYSLLPIYRNTVAGIDSIDKNLIDAAKGMGMTSTQILFRIELPNAASSIMAGIRTAIVLNIGTAALAYVVGGGGLGVWIFTGIRLFDNSYLISGALPVILMAVLVDLLLRWLEKVVVPQGAKQTTDA